GGCTATGAAACCGAAGGTCCCATCCTCGGGCTGTACATTGCAAAGAAGTTGAGATCATTAACTTGTGAGGAGTTCAGACTGATTGCATATGGTAAACGTGAAGAGATTAGGCCTTTCAGGAGCAAGAAAGATGCACTTCTGTCTGCAGTATCATTGCTTCAAGTTTTTGAGTCGGCTGGTGGTGCCATTGAGGACTACTGTCATAGCAATACTAGGGTATGTTTGTTAAGGTTAATGGTGCTAATAACCTATTTTTGTGTTTTCATAGGATTATCATCATTTCTATTGTGATGGGGTTAATTATTATTGTGCTTCTAGTATTTTCTATTTCCTGTTCTTTTGTGTCCGTTGAGTGAACAGTTGTGTTGTCTTCTCAAAGGTGGCTATTGTTGACTTGCTGCCATTCAATTTGTAATGAGCCTAGTTTTTTTGCTTGTGTTTGTAGTAAGGCTAGGGTATCTTTTGCAGAGTTCACTAAATAATAAAGTGGCAAAGGATATTCATTGCTTGTTgtggaaatttggatttcttgGGTCTCGGGAGCACATAAACAGGTAAGCCTGTTCTTAGTTTTGTTTCATAGTCTGTGTCATttcatcactcacaatggaaTTGTTTAGCGTTTCACTAATTTCAGTTATTGCTTCTCTTttgcttttcatctttcccCTTTGATAAATTTTTATGCTTTGGAATGTGATGATACCCTGCTGTTGGGTGAGCAAGTTGTCTTTCAAATTTGGGAAAGTTGGAGAAAGGTAATTTGTCCTTATATGATTAAATATGTTTTATGTTGTGTAGTTTTCCTGAAATAAAAAAAGActaaaagagagaaaatgaaACCAGATACAAATACTAATAAAGCGAATCAGCAATAAGGATGTCTCTGATATTTCTTTGTTGTTTTGCAGCAAAGCTCATTCAATCTGTTAATCTGACGAGGAGCTTACCTGAGGTAAGATCTCTAAAAATTGGACTAAATcttgcatctttttttttttgagatgtCCTGTAGTGTGCGCCCATATTTTTAATGTAGTCAAACTGGTTTTCTTAAACTTTTTTAAGAATACTGAGTAAAAACTGAAATATTTTCAATTTATTGTTGAATGCTTTAGTTTTATTAGTCCAACATTTAGATTGTCATTGTTGCATCATGAAAAGCAATTCTCATGGTTGAATATACTCAGCTCTCACTTTGAGTAGGAAGGAATCCTCTCCCCACGTGGAGTTTCTTGTTTTGGCAGTATTAGGTCCCTGGTGGGTGAGACATTCCGCTAGTCCACGAGCCCTTCTGCAATAGACTGGTTAACTTTGTATACTTGATGTGACCAATGCGATCATTGATACTGTATACTATTTTTGCCTGTAAAATTCTGTAGCTTGTACGGGAAAGTAGGAAGGCTGGATCTCAGCTTACTCCACGGGTTTATAGTCCCCCGAACCAGTCATTCCATTCTTGTACTTGGGCAAACACTGCCAAAGGTGTCAAGCTTGTTTCACCAGTCAGAACTCAAGCGGATGGAATCATCAATCAGGCAATGAAACCACTGATGCGGAAGTTTAAAACAGCAGCACAAATGTCTGTCATGGGTTTGAGCATGAGGAGGAGGATTCGATACTGAGAATGTTCCTGCGGTTAGGTTAGGTGGGTTAGGACTTTGGATTGTTAGTTGTTACCCCCATATTGAGCTGGTAGAATTGATGTATATCTAGATATTGCCTCCTCCTCTACTATGTAATGCATGTCGTTGTTTTGCCAAAAAGTCTGCCCCAAGAGACTTTTGGCAAATATTTGTATGTTGCAACAATCCAGCGTGGATGGAAAGCTGTGAGGCTTCTAATGATTCACTGTTCCAACTAAAATGTCTTTGACATGTGTAGCCTAAGACCTTAACGTGCTCTGGGATTTTCTGTGTGTATATTTCTTCAATTTGAAGGTGTTGGTGCAACTAGCCCTGGCATTGGCTGGCTAGTGAGCTACTTATTTCTGTGCACGCGAAGATTTTGGGGAAAATACTACTGAAATAAGAATTCCCTGATTTACCCTGTTGAAATCTTTCAGCAAAGTTTTCGTCGTAGTTGGGAAATTGCTACGAGGATGATAGACAATCACGGTTGCATCGGCATCAGCAAACCATGCAAGATCCCGTCAAATTCCCCAACATCCGTCGAAAAACTTAAAAACCCATTTTGTGATCCCCGTCAAATGGCGTAACATTTATTTGGATGGCCACGTTTCTGAGTATACGAGGTAAAAATTCCAAACACAATTTCAAACCGTTTTTTGGTCTCATAGGTGCATCATACGTTTACTACAGTTAGATGTGTTGAAATCACTTCGGTTGGACTGCCAtttttttgtataatttttttttagaaaaatatactCTAGTGAGTCGATCGATATAAAGTACAAAGAGATTTGAAAAATATGATcacaaaaaacataaaaaaattttgatagcgATTTGCTGTATATGAAATGATAAAAAAGTGTTTGAAAGATATGATGATGATCAtgaaatatataaaattaacttCAATCCAAACATAATGCTAACAATAGTGAGATTTTTTGCACAAGCAACCATAATTGCATGCCACGTACACACTATTTGAGTTTCAAACTTGGCTTCATGTTATTTGCACTAGTGAAAGAAAATTATCCATTAACAGTATATGAAAAACAACTCTTTCTATTTTAGaaaggaaacaaacaatgatCTAAATTACAAGtgtaaaaaaaatgagtttattgccaaaataagGCTccgtttggaacctgagttttttgaaagtttgtctaaaactttactgtaatgcactgtagaagtttttggaaaaattttttaagatgaaaaacattttttcccttttttttttctttctttttctttttctttctttcctttttcttttctttcctctcttcttcttctttttcttccttccccctccctctTCCCTCCCCCGTCACCTCTGCCTCTGCCATTGAAGAACTGGCAGAtggtccaatttttttttcttttctttctttcctttttcttttctttccactcttcttcttccttccctctCCCCTTTCTCTCCCCCGCCACCTCTGCCTCCAACGTTGAAGAACCAGCAGCCATGGtcccaaaattttttcctttttctcttcccctcttctccctctccctctccctctccctctctgctCCCCTCTCCCTCTCGAAGCCAGAGAACCAACAGCCatggttttttcttttatttatttattttttgctttttctctcccccTCTTCTCCATCTCcatctccccctccccctctcctcccctttcCTTCTCCCCTCCCattccccctccccctttgcCCAGTGTGGTCGCGTGACCAGATCGCAGATGCGGTTTGGTACAGCGGCTCGCTGCGATCTGGTCGCACGACTAGATCGCGCAGGGTTTGTTTGAATAGtgagttatttgagatatttttactgtagcactttttgtgatgtgatgtatgtaagataaaaaggtaattgagaagataaaaagctGTATTGGAAATTGCAATGATGatataaacaaatatattttggaaaataacccactatccaaacaaatcagCAGCTaggggaagggggagggggagagagagagagagaggggaaaaaaagaaaaaagaaaagagaggggttGCAGATCGGTCAAagggagagggggagagggagagagagaaaggaaaaaaaaaaaaaggaaggccgGCGCCGGAAGCAGCGGTGGAGGTGGTGGCTGGCGATGAAGGTGTGGTGGATCGAGGTgggggagaaagaaaaagaaaagagaaagttttttgtgtattagatattttgaagtgtgaaggttaaaaaatttgataagtttttttggGTTCCTGTAACTATAGTTGTTAAAAAGCTAGTAGCTAACAAACTTCTCAAAAAACTTGGgttccaaacaaggcctaagtCTCCTTCCAAAACATGTACCCAAAGTAacttaattttaaattttattacaTTTATAATCTTTTTTTGCCACATAGGTTGCATATGTGCCAGAATGGAAATAAGGGCATGCTTCATTTATCTTTCCTATTTaataaatttctagattttctctccaaagctttgcacaattttttcttttcattatcTTTCCATTGTCAAATGTAATTCTAAGAATCCAATATTTATATTAACAGTATCTAAAACTTTAATATCATCCTTGAAATTGTTTCAGTGGATTAAAAATATTCTTCTCGAACTAATAATCTTAAGGTAAATGAAGATTATTCTCTTATTTTTTCTATTGTGCAGTTTTTGGGACATTCTTAtggccttcaaaaaattttaaatattaattgtttaacaaatgatttctcacaccatgcatttgataaaatatcTAGAAGGAACCACTCTATAACAACATAGATTCGTGTTTAGGATCCTATTCGCCTTTTATGCTTGTTAATTACATATATAATAATCCAGTAGTTTTCAATTTgcaattcaaattttgaaaatcttggtttgattactttttttaaaaacttattTCAAGGAGTAGAAAGGATAGTATAAACAAATATGATAGTCTTGAAGTTTTTGTAACTTTTCTCGTTATTGCTTATAATTTTCATTGCAATTTTTGTcgcaaattttatatttttcaaatttattttttgaaaaatatatgcaataggtttgatacatttaaaaaaaatgcagagaCCAAAAATAGCAAGGTCAATAATggtagaatttattttaaataattataaggaattatcaaatttatgcaattttcttgtgcctctataataaaaaaaattaattttttagttCATGTTGGAAACTATAAACTAAATTAagacttttttttcttgttatctTACATGACAATTAGGTTGCaacaataatatcattataggagtaaaatttgaaagtaaatCACATTGAGAATATTTTATAGAAAGAGtgttattttgatttaaaaaaactCATAAAAAAGTTATACATTGACATATACAAGTGGAATTGGAAGCGGGATGTATCTACATGTAATAGGAGAAATAAAAAAGGCGCTCCCTCCATTTCATTAAATTGTCATACTTTCCATCCATTTTGGGATTTGTTGTACTTTTCTATTTTGGAATGTTCCAAAATTAAGAAGGTAAAAAACTTGGGGAGCCCCTAAACTATTATCGTTGTTTACTTTTGGCCTCTCATCTAAATTTTGTTTTCGATTGCTACTTGAACAATTAAAACTGCACATTTTAAGGACTTTCGGTGACTTTAGGCATAAATTTGGCTGTATTCAAAGGATGGAAATCCTCCAAAAGAGATAACCCATCAATTTCTTAAGCACACCATTAAATTCTTCTTCACAAATCttgtgaaaaaaaattgaagggtTATCTTTTTTGAGGGTTTTTGATGCTGATTGCAAAGGTTCAATTATGAATAGACAAAAATACCTTTTAAGTTTAGCCAAATTTTTGCCTAAAGTCACAGAAAGTTCTTAACGTGTGCAGTTTTAATTGTTCAAGGGCCAATCAGAAATAAAATTTAGATGAGGAGCTAAGAGTAGACAACGGCAATAGGCAATAGTTTAGGGGCTCTCCAGATTTTTTACTCCAAATCACTTTTTAATCACTCGTCACTTTAATTAATCATATCATGTAcatattattatttaaatttaaaattttaatttatagatataaaattgaaaaaaattacaaaaattacaatcaaatcatatattttgggggtgtttttgaaaaactttgttgtagcagagtttttagagtatattttgaaatatttttagaatatgttttaagatatttaagaatAGAAGAatttctagaatatattttgagatattttttaaaattttaaaaaatttaaactaatttttagattatcttttagagtattttttaaaaatttttattatatttaaaaaattattttttaaaaaacactgCAAAAAAGGGTTCCAAATAGagcaaattatttttaaaaataaatgtttgacaAAATAATTGGGATGACAGAGTGAATATAAAACGTGAATAGCCAGGTCCCAATCTCAATTTCATTtggtgagagagaaaaaggttAAAACCTAAGGGCCAACCTGAACAGAAGAGAGCCTGCATGAATTTAGGAGTTCACTAGTTTCTGTTTCTTCTGAGAAAGCATCAAGAAAGCCTCGTAATGCTTAAGCTGTTTTTCataatttggcatatttgaggaaaaaaaaaggtcttTTTTCGGTGATTAAAATCAGGACTCGTTTGACCGGTTTTTGTGGTTTCCACGCCGTCCTGTTTATGCGGTGCAGACAAATTCTACTACCGTCGGAATGGAAAAGGTGTGTTCTTCTCTCTTTGTTCGAGGTTTACTTCTTGAATCTGCTTTTATTGCTTCAATTGAAAGTGTTCTTATGGGGTTCAAGATAAAGTGGGGTTCAATAGATCGAAGCGATAAGACGGAGTGGGACGGTAGCTAGCTTAGTTGATCAAGCCTTTCTTTTGGGAAACATACAATGGTTTCAACTTTTGCTATACGTGTCATGTTTTCTGCATGCTAGATAGCAAAGCAAACTGAGGAATGTAGTACCTCAGTGAAATGTTCAGCTGCTCACATCTTTTTGTGGGTTTTATTTGTTCCTTTTGTTTACTGATAGTATTTTTTTAAACGGCTGCTGAATTCTTTGAAGGATATATAGTAAACTTAATAACAAAATGTAAGAATATCTAAGGCTTTTAAAATTTTCGATATGTGAatatttgtagaattttttcTAACTTCTGGTTATTTTCTTAGTGGTTTATTTCAACTAATACTTTTTATGGTACTTACATATTTAGGGGCTGCTTGGTTAAAGGGTTTGGGAATCACAGAATGGAATAAATCCCTTATTTGTTGCTTGAGTTAAGCCtattggaatgcaatttttggaatcatttctaaaaaatcGACTTATCCCGTTCCCGAGCAAATTGAgaggttttggacaaaatcCTCAACTTATTCTTTCAGACAACATTTATGACGGACCTACCTTTCTTTCTCTCCATCACACGCCGCACtttctgttctttttctttatcaGATTTCCtatctcttcttcttcatcatatAGTCTTCATCTCTTATCCAAAATTTCTTCTCCGTTGCCTCTGCAATTTTCGTCTCCGTATGCCAgcttttctcttccttcttctctattttttcaGGCGACTCACTGGCtagctaaaaataaaaaaggaaagaagggaATCTGACACAATAACACTAACTGGACCAAAATGCTATGCTCTGGACCCATCACATTCTCACTTTTATTCCACTCACGCTACTCACTGTGTTTTCTTGAATTAAGCATTCAATGGAAGCTCAGAAACAAAAGGTCAATCGATTCTTGatcttttggttatttgatccgTGAAAACTGGTATAGTTTGGTTGGGCTTCTGGTTGCCTTGTACCTGTTTGTAAAATTGTCTGCCTGAATACCTTTCAGTTTCATTAGTTATGGgcattaaatacaaaacctgtcagttttccataaagagctagtatgttatgggcaatttctttttttttttttttaactttcacatatttaatttatgttaaatacaaaacatactagttttcctttgagcgcaatttaactaatttttcccataaagagttggtatgtttcccataaagagctggtacaaaacatactacaaaacctgtcagttttccataaagagctggtatgttatgcgctatttaaccaatttttcatatttaaacaaatttatgacaattaaaataacgtatttgaaaGTTGCGTTTTTATTTGGAAGAATACATTCCTTGGATGCGTTTTTCACCCTTTGGGAAGAGATTCAAAAATCGTCACCATTTGGGAAGTTAGTTTAAAAACTCCCTTTTTTTGGGAATTCTCTCCTTGTTAATGCAGCCACTATATTTATTTTctggtattaattttttttatgatttatgattttcttatgttttatcAAAAAGTTAATAACTATTGTAGTTACAATTATGGAGATGTTAATTTGTCGTAtgtgtaattcttttgttttataagaattgttatatcaggtgtaaatttgaaatttaattgcatttaattccgaAACACTCATCAAATCAGGCATCAGGAATTGGAATGATGCTAATTCCAATGTGTGAACCAAGCtagatattggaatgaaaagtttaattccaaaaccagagtcTATGATTCCATTCCATTTCCGATTCCAATCTGTGAAACAAGCACCCCCTTAGTAAAACAGAAACTTGGTCttgataatttattttttttcataaattcTATGGAAATCAAGAGCGTTAGGACTCCAACACACCAGCGCCAATTCATATTGGAAAGAGAAAACTATGATCATTTTTAGTTCCCTATTGTCCTTCTGAAACTTGGGGTGATCGGAAACAGTTCCCAGCAGTCAGTATGTTACCCACAAGTTGATTTTGAGGTATTTGAACTGATTGGTCAATTTCCTTCGTGGGCTGGCGACTGTTGGTCACCCCTTCCTCTACcctattttcatcttttatctCCCCATATTTGAGCGGTTTCATCTTAGGAGTAAAAGATGCTAGCCACAATGCTTGAAGCATAAACAGCATCTCATGGcatttgctattttttttttaagttatttcAATATTGGTGTAGTCACTGTCTTACTTATGTGTGTCTGTTTATATCTCTGACATTTTGTTTCTTGGTGACTTGACACGTGATTGGTTACCAAGCAGCCTGTCGCCATTTATGATGACAACTTTGCGAAGAGGGCTTCTACTTTTGCCTATAGGTATCAGGGCACAGAAAAGAAGCTGTCGACTTTCTCATACACCTATCAGGACGATTTTGGTGAGCCATACGAGCCCTACTTGGATTTGGAGGAACTAATTGAGCGTGCTCTCCTGCATGATGATGTGGATGAATTTACTTCTTTGATAGATGAGTATAAAAGTGCAAAAGATGTGCCTGAATGGGTTTTGACTCAAATGTTTACACTCGATGCTGTCCAATGTTTTACTGCTGCGCTGAATGGGCAAACAAAAAGCAAATTTTGTTTAGATGGACATGAATGTTTTTCTGGCTGTAGCAAGCCCCCCCTTTTGCATCTGGCAGCATCATATGCATCTGTTGAAATAACGAAAAAGTTGCTCGCCTGTGGGGCTGGAGCTGGAGTAGATGACAAGTGTGAGACTGACTTTGATGACATGAAGGGTTTGCTGCCACTTGATCTTGCCGTTGGAGCTGCATGGTATCTACTTGATCTTTTTCTTGCTGGGACAAATTCCCTTTCCTTGTCTAGCTGAATTGCTAGGGGTAGGAAGTTTATTATAATGCATCCTTGAAACCATTGGGCGtttttggataggagattatttggaaaaattaggTAGCATAacactgtagcactttttgcaGTATAATGTAAGTGAGATAAAAATGTGGTTGGGATTAGAAAAGGTGGTTGAAATTTGTGTTTATGATGCTAGCagaaaaatatttgaaaaaaaaattttccagatcaTTGTAGGCAAACAAACCTGTTGTTTTGAGTCTCATATAGCACATTATAGTGCGAAGGGCACCCACAATCTTTAGCTCATAGTGTATTTCACTGTATTCAAGGAAACCAGACACATGTAGACACTTATTGCTATCAAGCATGCTATATATCACGGTAATCCTAAGCCATTTTGCAAGTCACTTGCTACAAGAATTAAGGGTATTTTATGTATAGTACATATTGATTAATTTGGGGATCTTCTAAGAATAGAAGCGAACACCAAACAAAGTCATTGACCTTCACAATGGCACAGTTTAAGGCGCTAGTGCCAGATGAGGACTAGGTCTACCGTTGGCTATTAACAACTGTGCTCGCAAACTTATCACCTTCGTTTTGTGTAGGTCAGGCATATGGATCGATGGTTGGACCAGGAGGGATTCAATCTTCAGGCTCATTTATAGTCTTTGTAGGGCGAGAAAGGTTTTTACTGAATATTGTTGGGCATTTTTGCTTTCTTCTGGCTTTACATTGTCTGATTGAGTAATTTTTTGGCAGAGATTTGCTTTAGAAATTGTTAGACTGCTTGCACAAAGGACAAAGTCTGTTAAGGAAgaatttgttaattatgttaaGAATCGCAAACTCGTTGCAGTGGCTGCTCTTCTGATGGTAGCCCATAAAATAGTAATGCCTTTAAAACTTTCCAAGGAAGCACATGGCCTTCCTTTAGATGAAGTGGTTCATATTGAGGATCTTGTGGCAAACGAGATAACAGTTTTAGATATGCTTCAAAGGAGATCCTTGTATGCAAAGTTGGATAATGAGCTGCTTCAGAAATGGAAGGATAAAAGGCTCACAATGAAGATGATATTgctgttatttggcatatttgagcGGATTGGTG
This region of Coffea arabica cultivar ET-39 chromosome 3c, Coffea Arabica ET-39 HiFi, whole genome shotgun sequence genomic DNA includes:
- the LOC113734028 gene encoding uncharacterized protein isoform X2, with the translated sequence MEKPVAIYDDNFAKRASTFAYRYQGTEKKLSTFSYTYQDDFGEPYEPYLDLEELIERALLHDDVDEFTSLIDEYKSAKDVPEWVLTQMFTLDAVQCFTAALNGQTKSKFCLDGHECFSGCSKPPLLHLAASYASVEITKKLLACGAGAGVDDKCETDFDDMKGLLPLDLAVGAAWSGIWIDGWTRRDSIFRLIYSLCRARKRFALEIVRLLAQRTKSVKEEFVNYVKNRKLVAVAALLMVAHKIVMPLKLSKEAHGLPLDEVVHIEDLVANEITVLDMLQRRSLYAKLDNELLQKWKDKRLTMKMILLLFGIFERIGDSLGACLQLDPRQTDDKLAAQIAWIFKKAGLPVKDRDIHGVRSKGVGDSPDWINELFNPTKVEPSSFDVFALMDKRDLDEHRIEVPKVQALLGQSCKQQALYGIPVGRPSYHTLAFQGANQEFGSAAQRRITSNMVPNARITNHCAFFLTTLRRGMRYIKMV
- the LOC113734028 gene encoding uncharacterized protein isoform X4 is translated as MEKPVAIYDDNFAKRASTFAYRYQGTEKKLSTFSYTYQDDFGEPYEPYLDLEELIERALLHDDVDEFTSLIDEYKSAKDVPEWVLTQMFTLDAVQCFTAALNGQTKSKFCLDGHECFSGCSKPPLLHLAASYASVEITKKLLACGAGAGVDDKCETDFDDMKGLLPLDLAVGAAWSGIWIDGWTRRDSIFRLIYSLCRARKRFALEIVRLLAQRTKSVKEEFVNYVKNRKLVAVAALLMVAHKIVMPLKLSKEAHGLPLDEVVHIEDLVANEITVLDMLQRRSLYAKLDNELLQKWKDKRLTMKMILLLFGIFERIGDSLGACLQLDPRQTDDKLAAQIAWIFKKAGLPVKDRDIHGVRSKGVGDSPDWINELFNPTKVEPSSFDVFALMDKRDLDEHRIEVPKVQVGHAQKCCHMI
- the LOC113734028 gene encoding uncharacterized protein isoform X1, whose amino-acid sequence is MEKPVAIYDDNFAKRASTFAYRYQGTEKKLSTFSYTYQDDFGEPYEPYLDLEELIERALLHDDVDEFTSLIDEYKSAKDVPEWVLTQMFTLDAVQCFTAALNGQTKSKFCLDGHECFSGCSKPPLLHLAASYASVEITKKLLACGAGAGVDDKCETDFDDMKGLLPLDLAVGAAWSGIWIDGWTRRDSIFRLIYSLCRARKRFALEIVRLLAQRTKSVKEEFVNYVKNRKLVAVAALLMVAHKIVMPLKLSKEAHGLPLDEVVHIEDLVANEITVLDMLQRRSLYAKLDNELLQKWKDKRLTMKMILLLFGIFERIGDSLGACLQLDPRQTDDKLAAQIAWIFKKAGLPVKDRDIHGVRSKGVGDSPDWINELFNPTKVEPSSFDVFALMDKRDLDEHRIEVPKVQICTDLNASDASLGSMTLTLFFLKLKIKHCVIFNLSLTGRTCTKMLSYDIIKEKFARADLPVWITALVICQGMGSGFVTLVQ
- the LOC113734028 gene encoding uncharacterized protein isoform X3, coding for MEKPVAIYDDNFAKRASTFAYRYQGTEKKLSTFSYTYQDDFDEYKSAKDVPEWVLTQMFTLDAVQCFTAALNGQTKSKFCLDGHECFSGCSKPPLLHLAASYASVEITKKLLACGAGAGVDDKCETDFDDMKGLLPLDLAVGAAWSGIWIDGWTRRDSIFRLIYSLCRARKRFALEIVRLLAQRTKSVKEEFVNYVKNRKLVAVAALLMVAHKIVMPLKLSKEAHGLPLDEVVHIEDLVANEITVLDMLQRRSLYAKLDNELLQKWKDKRLTMKMILLLFGIFERIGDSLGACLQLDPRQTDDKLAAQIAWIFKKAGLPVKDRDIHGVRSKGVGDSPDWINELFNPTKVEPSSFDVFALMDKRDLDEHRIEVPKVQICTDLNASDASLGSMTLTLFFLKLKIKHCVIFNLSLTGRTCTKMLSYDIIKEKFARADLPVWITALVICQGMGSGFVTLVQ